The following coding sequences lie in one Oncorhynchus kisutch isolate 150728-3 linkage group LG17, Okis_V2, whole genome shotgun sequence genomic window:
- the dync1i1a gene encoding dynein cytoplasmic 1 intermediate chain 1a, translated as MERALAQESDIFFNYSGQDLDDKEGDLQGGSSQSLSRLFYDDHWSKHRVITCLDWSPQYPELLVASYNNNEDAPHEPDGVALVWNMKFNKNTPEYVFHCQVKSVPGPGL; from the exons atggagagagccCTGGCTCAGGAATCAGACATCTTCTTCAACTACAGCGGACAAGACCTGGATGACAAGGAggg GGACTTACAAGGCGGGTCCAGTCAGTCCCTCAGTAGGTTGTTCTATGACGATCACTGGTCCAAACATCGAGTCATCACCTGTCTGGACTGGTCCCCTCAG tACCCAGAGCTGTTGGTGGCGTCCTACAACAACAACGAGGATGCTCCTCACGAGCCTGACGGTGTAGCTCTGGTCTGGAACATGAAGTTTAACAAGAACACACCTGAGTATGTCTTCCACTGCCAGGTAAAATCAGTCCCAGGTCCAGGTCTATAA